A genome region from Lucilia cuprina isolate Lc7/37 chromosome 3, ASM2204524v1, whole genome shotgun sequence includes the following:
- the LOC111675335 gene encoding uncharacterized protein LOC111675335 has protein sequence MDESPITLTSIILIAVFLIILGMILYRYFGNRETFWSRSYKEEKIGLSAHKLFKPNGYMIHSGSELLLSSSGSFKRFDTVDKESCKNSQNSPKHATTPLWNLSQNESEIPPQPLRPAPAPCSSQTAGSVGHTKIVTFSVNLENESPFVSQHNSRENGDMFRSGILQSNLKRPVDIPVLEAPPQTKLTNNIVASQTATAIPRPVVKKSPQQNGFYKEDNPQQLLSGSSDSDPDQLQRANNTNPFLENLPKTQPNSTALKSNNQTTTNEPAITIANPFVETHNINDVTSSNIEDHFSEKGLGLPRTFRNRSFSETVADDKEESATISLRNLTNAFHTSPNTTPNPGNPFSHVARKIKGPHMLQKTISEDFLFRKIGSAQNANGVINGNNGTNTWSFGRLLMQEDASFNLWRRNSSQTSLDSGSMASLDGVNLERAISCDSVDSDLSTTGFTSDFDQSTYTQITGYLCVGLHYDKNSITEEGMDLQVSVLEAKGLVLPFKVDSLDTFVRIYLVPDQAGALQTKIVKDSPTPTYNETLNFWLTRQQTRHSLWFHLYHNGSAHTLIGEAEMEIGEMPKPITTWIPLTDSRKCNAKWGELMFSLSYLPTAERLTIVVVKARNIQLQVPSKGDPNKLQDIQNVFVKVYLMNNEKKVLKKRTSLKRKDRCPVFNESVIFSLPPQSLTTTQLRLTVFGVIDETTVTPLGHVVAGSCATGKGLRHWHQMLSSLRKPVAMWHVLRRVTNQPVFTGGADAVVAAMQTTAQRAKRNSVF, from the exons ATGGACGAATCACCCATAACACTGACCAGCATTATATTGATAGCAGTTTTTCTTATAATACTTGGCATGATATTGTATCGTTATTTTGGAAATCGAGAAACATTTTGGTCACGTTCTTATAAAGAGGAAAAAATCGGACTATCTGCTCATAAACTTTTCAAGCCTAATGGTTATATG ATTCATTCTGGTTCCGAACTATTACTTAGTTCCAGTGGTAGCTTTAAACGTTTCGATACGGTAGATAAAGAAAGTTGTAAAAATAGTCAAAACTCTCCCAAACACGCAACAACGCCATTGTGGAATTTATCACAAAACGAAAGTGAAATACCTCCACAACCCTTAAGGCCAGCACCAGCTCCCTGCTCATCACAAACGGCTGGCAGTGTGGGACATACTAAAATTGTTACATTTTCGGTGAATCTCGAAAACGAAAGCCCTTTCGTTAGTCAACATAATAGCAGGGAAAACGGCGATATGTTTAGATCTGGAATATTACAATCAAATTTAAAACGACCGGTTGATATACCAGTCCTAGAAGCACCGCCTCaaacaaaactaacaaataataTAGTGGCCTCACAAACGGCCACCGCAATACCACGTCCTGTGGTTAAGAAATCACCTCAACAAAATGGCTTTTATAAGGAAGACAATCCCCAGCAGCTGTTGTCGGGTTCCAGCGACAGTGACCCAGATCAGTTGCAACGTGCAAATAACACAAATccttttctagaaaatttacctaaaaCACAACCTAACAGCACTGCCTTAAAATCAAACAACCAAACAACGACCAATGAGCCTGCAATAACCATTGCAAATCCTTTTGTGGAAACCCATAATATAAACGATGTTACTTCGTCGAATATCGAAGATCATTTTTCGGAGAAGGGCTTGGGTTTGCCTAGAACTTTTAGAAATCGTTCATTTTCCGAAACTGTAGCTGACGATAAAGAGGAATCGGCTACAATTTCTTTGCGTAATCTCACAAATGCTTTTCACACCAGCCCCAATACTACACCCAATCCGGGTAATCCTTTTTCTCATGTGGCTCGCAAAATCAAGGGACCTCACATGCTGCAGAAAACCATTTCAGAAGATTTTCTATTTCGCAAAATAGGCTCCGCACAAAATGCCAATGGTGTTATTAATGGCAACAATGGCACTAATACTTGGAGTTTTGGTCGTCTTCTAATGCAAGAGGATGCTTCGTTTAATCTGTGGCGTCGTAATAGTTCACAAACTTCTTTGGATTCGGGCAGCATGGCTTCGTTGGATGGTGTTAATTTGGAGCGTGCAATATCCTGTGATTCAGTTGATTCGGATTTATCGACTACGGGTTTTACTAGTGATTTTGATCAGTCTACTTATACACAAATAACGGGGTATTTGTGTGTGGGTTTGCATTATGATAA GAATTCCATAACCGAAGAAGGCATGGATTTACAAGTGAGTGTTTTGGAAGCTAAAGGTTTGGTTTTACCTTTTAAAGTTGATTCGCTAGATACTTTTGTTCGCATCTATTTAGTACCAGATCAAGCGGGCGCCTTGCAAACTAAG ATTGTTAAAGATTCTCCAACACCCACTTACAATGAAACTCTCAACTTCTGGTTGACACGACAACAAACACGTCATTCGTTATGGTTTCATTTGTATCACAATGGATCAGCTCACACATTAATCG GTGAAGCCGAAATGGAAATTGGGGAAATGCCCAAACCGATTACCACATGGATACCCCTAACTGATTCGCGTAAATGCAATGCCAAATGGGGCGAATTAATGTTTTCTCTTAGTTATTTGCCGACGGCCGAACGTCTAACGATAGTTGTGGTCAAAGCGCGTAATATACAACTACAAGTGCCAAGCAAGGGAGATCCCAATAAATTACAGGATatacaaaatgtatttgttaAG GTCTATTTAATGAATAATGAAAAGAAAGTTCTCAAGAAACGTACTTCATTGAAACGCAAAGATCGTTGTCCGGTCTTCAATGAATCCGTTATATTTAGTTTACCGCCACAAAGTCTAACAACGACACAATTACGCCTTACGGTATTTGGTGTAATTGATGAGACTACGGTTACGCCACTTGGTCATGTTGTAGCAGGTAGTTGTGCTACCGGCAAGGGTTTACGTCATTGGCATCAAATGCTTTCATCTTTACGCAAACCGGTTGCAATGTGGCATGTTTTGAGGCGTGTCACAAATCAACCGGTATTTACTGGCGGTGCAGATGCAGTTGTAGCCGCTATGCAAACTACAGCTCAACGTGCCAAGCGGAATAGTGTATTCTAA